Within Wyeomyia smithii strain HCP4-BCI-WySm-NY-G18 chromosome 2, ASM2978416v1, whole genome shotgun sequence, the genomic segment TGAAGTGTACATTTCAGTTACAGTTACAGTGTCGGTTACAGGCCACCTGCGTAGGCGATGTACGCAGTGACATCTTCGTATTGATATGTACGTGCGCTGCGATTGGTTTGGAGAGGATCATTCTTAGAATACAAATGCCGTTGGGTACGCTAGACCAAACATCTTTTCAGGTCTCTTCTCGCACAGAGTGAAAAGTTTAATTTTCGCACAATAAAGTCAGAGATGTCGGTGCATTTTAGCCTGTTTGGAACTGCTTTGAAGTTGATGACAAATGTTCGGTCGACCGTAGGTCATTTCGTGACcaggaatgttgaaaatttagctgtttgaaaaaaatttatttggtcAGGGTAAACAATCATACGTTGTAAGAAACGAGCTTTGTTTAACAAAATATTAGTGCCAAAGTGCGAAATATTAATTTTCCTATAATATGTCGATATCTATCAAAATGATTTGACTTTTAGAACTGGTTTGTAGAAACAACAAAGCTATCCGATCTTAAAATTAGCAGAAAACTCATAATTTTATTACTATAAAAAAATCTTTAGATAAACATGACATTAGACGCGGCTCTGCCGCTTTGTAGAGATAGAGCTTCCAGAAACATAAGTCAACCAAAAACTGCCGCTTTCCATAAACTAGGTTTTAACGATCTCATGTCAAATATCTTTGCAGAATACACCGAGATGGTCAACAACCTGCAGCTTGCTTTCGAGAAAGCgaccaaaaaatatttcgacTCAAACTCGTCGGATGAGGAGCCAACGTTGGAGTATCCCTTATTTAAGGAGAAACCATTTGCGGCGGGTAACAGTGGAAGTGGTGCCGGGAAGAGCAATGAATCTACCAGTAGTAGTACCAGTGGGAatcataacaataataacaataacagtAAATCTTCCAAAGAGACCAAAAGTAGCAAAAGTGGTGGGGGTAAGAAAAATAGTAACAGTGGTAAAAACAGCAGTAACACAAAAAACAGTAAAACTGTTAGTGAAGagcaaatcaaaatttcaacacACGGTGATGgcaagaagaaagaagaaagtaTTAAGGACATAAAGAAAGATGAAAGTGAAACCAGTGAAAATAATGCCGGAAGAAAACAAGCTGGAAACAGCGGGAGTAGTGCAAAGAAAACAAAACCTACAGAACAACCCGATGCGAAGAACAGTGCAAGTGAAAACAAAGGTTCAAATGCAAAAGGATTGAAGCGTAAGCGAAAAGAGAAAGATAAAAGCAGTAAAGTGAAAACGAAAAAATTCATGCCTAGCGAAAGTGGCGAAGAggagaatgaaaatgaaaaggaCCAAGAAACCGAAAAAGTGATTCCAAATGCAAAAGGAATTCGAGATGCAGAAAAAACGAAATATCGATCTCCAACCCCTGAACGccaagaaatgaaaaagaagTCCTCATCGAAATCAAAACGAAAGGAACAAAAAGGCAAAGATAAAGGAAAGACGAGAAGGTCTGAAAAGGAAGAAAAACAAGCTACTAGTAGTTCCAGTAAACGTGATTCGGTTCGAAAAGATCGTCGGTCACGTTCCCGATCTCGATCCGATGCTGAGTTCAGATCAGTATCCCCAGTCTCCAAGCGAATCAGTCCACTTCCGGGGACCTTTCTGACCCCAAAGAAAGTCGATAAACGTAGGGAAACATCGACACCAAAGCAGAAACATAGTAAAAAAAGTAGGAAAGAAGAAGAACACTCCTCCGATCAGGATGATATCAAAAACAAGGCAGACAAAACAGTTGACACGACATTTAGCACAGCTTCCCCATCACCAGTGGAAAACAAAAGGaaaaacaaaaaccaaacaacAAAGAAGCCGGTCCATAGCATCAGCGAAGAATATTCCGATAAACAGCCTGAAGCAGAGGAACGCTACAATCTGAGCACTGATGCTGATATTGAAAAAGAACCGATGCCAGACAAGAAAAACGATTATTTCTCAGAAGACAGCGTTCAAGATCAACCAGCCACAGAAAAAGAAAccaaaagaggaaaaaagaaCAGGAAAAGCAGCCAAAAATGtggaaaaataaaagagaaaagcATAAATGAAGAAAAGCCtaagaaattcaaacagaagggGAAGAatggaaaaagcaaaaaatccAAAAGCAGGAGCTTCGAATCATCCTCGATGGTTTCCCATAGTAATGAAGATGAACTGAATGACTCGCTAGAAGATGAGAAGAATAAAAAAGCTGCAGCAGAGAAAGAGATTATAAGTGCCTCAAAAAAACAACCGAAGGATTTTTCCAAATACACAACCCTCCCCAGGGATAGAAGTGCGTCTAGAAGTTTTTCAAGATCTCCCAGTCCGCTGCCTTCAATCAGGGATGATTATTCTTCGTTTTCAGATCATTCAATGGAATTCGATGAAGCTGATATGGGAAGCGAAAGACACCCGGCAAAACAACTTCCTGCCCGACCAATTACACCAGATATTGTTGACAAATATGACCTTATTAAACAACGGAGACGCAATCAGGCCGCAGCTGCGCTGTCAGCTTCAACTCCAGTAGCTACTAATGACAAAGCTGCAAAGGCCAAAAATCATAAAACTCAAGAGAGTTCGAGTCGAAAGAAACAAAAAACCGATCAACCGCTAAATAGCAGTCCAAGTGCCTCCTCAATTCTGCCActtacaaataaaacaaaaccgaaGGTAGATGGGGAACAACCCATTAAAGCTAAAGAAACtgctatcaaaaataaaaagaaacgagATCATTCTCCTGCTGTCGGTCCTCGCTCTCATGATTCAGTGAATCCGGTACCTAAATGGACAGCCGAATCGGACCACCGTCCTCCGTTAGTTGAGAAACCACGGCTTTCGTATAAGGATGAAAAAGTCGAAAAGCAGCGAGAACCGGAGAAAAAATCAGATCCATGCGATGAGTATGATTTCGTGGACGATTCTCCAGTGGAAACCATTGCTCCGAAACAAGTGACACCCATTGCTTCACCAGTCGAGAAAATCCAGaaaccttccaaaaataaaatagATTCCAGCAGCAGCAAAAAACCCGCTAAAACTCCCATTAGCAGCTCTTCGCGTCCATTAACTATTGGTAGTACCAATAAACAGCCTAAACAATCCGGAGCCAACATGGAAGCGCTGGAACTTGAAACTGAACAAACCTTGAAGGATATCAACAAATGGTTGGAAAATACCCCTCGATTTTCCGAATACAGCTCTGCCAGCAACTCTCCCTCTCGGTACATCATGGACGATCTGGACGCAGTAACAGCTAAAATTGATGCGGCTGATTTTCGCAAACCAATACCACTTTCACAGCTCCCAGAGGAACCAGACAAACCATTAATTCCGTCACCTCAGCTGTCAATTGGCCCACCACCATTGGCGGCGCTTTCAACGAGCTCCGTTCCAAGTGTCATGTCGCCCAAACGGAACACACCTCCAATTCACGCTGCTGCTACTGCATTGAAAGAGCCCTCTAAACCTAAACTCCCAAAGGACCAACCACCTCAGGACGGCGTTAATCCAATTAAAGAAACTATTGCCAATCAACCCGCTGCTTTAACAAAACCTCAACAACAGCAAATTCCCCAGTCAACCCAGCCAGGACAACTACAAACTCTTCCAGCTCCGACTTCAAATGAAAGGCCGTTGCTGGGCCCACCACCTATCATTCCTCCCCATTCGCAGAAAAAGGAACCAAAGGAACCGAAACGAAAAAGTCTTAAAGAAAAGTTAAGTCAACTGGGTTCCCGAAAGCGGGAAACTGTTCAGCATCACCGCACAACCATAGATCGTTTACAGCCGGGTAAATCCAAGGGCAATCTAATTAGCTCAATTCAAAACCTCAACAAACCTGAGGAGTTGTTTCCGTTGGGTGGAGGTAGCGGTGTTGCCACTGGCGCTAGCGTTGGCCTTGCCGGAACGAAGCTGAAGGAGGTTAAAAATTCTTTAATCGTCAAAACGGATGAATCGAAGCCAAAGTTAAGTTTGGGAACAGTACTAAACACAGCAGAAGGTTTCGGTTTGGGGCAACAGCATGAGTTCGCGgatgaaaagaaagaaaatgtcgAAACGGTGGATAATGCTGTTAGAGATATTGACAAACCATTGGATTCGTTGAACAGCACTAAAGTTGATTCGATCAACAGTCAGACAAATAAGCTGTTGATTCATGATGATTTAAAAGCTGCCAAAGCAGAACTCGCTAAGACTGATCCGGCAAAAATTATGGAATCTCCAGAAAAGGTAATAAAAGCGGTGACAAAAAGCGACAAGCCATCAGCAACACCAAATTTGAGTGCTTGGTTCAAGGCTTTTGGTGGGGCACCGAAGAAACACAAAAAAGCGGAGGATGGCGAAGAAGCAGCAAGTAAAAGCTCTCCGAATGAAGGGACGAAAAGTAGTGACAATACATCGCCATCAGATGTTCCGCTAGTTCCCAGCTTGGAGAGTCCTAGCTATCCTTCCTTACCTGCTCCTAGACAAAGGAAAGCGAGTACGGGAAGCACCGTGTCAGAAAGATCTTCTTACAGTCAGGATCCGGATAGTCCGCGAATTGGAATTGATGAAAGAATTGGAGTATATCCAGCTCCTTACCCAAGTCCTATGGGCGCATCACCCGTTATGACTTCACCAAAGCTGGATGATACGCAGAAAAGTCCGTACCCAATGAATGGTGCAATCAAAGTTGGATTCTATCAAGACACTACAACCAAGAGCAGTCCCGAAAAGAGTTGCAGCCCGAGAGATTTGCCTTCGCCGTATCCACAATACTCACAGCATTTATACACGGCTAATTCTGGCATGGCCGCAAATAGTGTGTACGGGAACTACTCGTATGGAACGAATGGTGGGGTGCCTGTGACCGCAACTACCAATTCTGTGGATACCTTCAAGAGCTATGATCAGTACAAACAACCTGCTTCCCAAGAATCGGATTATAATTCATCGATGAGCCCCAGTACAAATCCAAACTCCCCATACCATAATCAACAATCGTCGCCTTACCAACAACAACCTAATTCTCCGTATCAACAACAAAATCCAACCTACAATCAGCAACAACCTATACCATCCCCGGCTTCGTCGGGTCCGCTATCGCCATACAGCAACAACTCTCTCGCGGCATCAGTACAACAAAGTCCAGCTCAGTCAGTGAGTGGCCATTCACCTTTCAATCCTTCGCCAACGTCGCCTTATCAAACGCCTCAACACCAGTCTCAGAGTCAGCaaccaccgccaccaccacaAAAGCCTAACcaaccacaacaacaacaaccagcGCAGCATTCATCTAAACCAAATACGCCTATTCATCAGAGTCCCAACTCACCATTCTCTCAATCAAATCACAGTTCACCGTATTCGCAGCAGGATCCCAATTCGCCTTATTCCCAAGGCCAGCTGTCTCCATTCCAGCCGATGTCGCCGAAAACTTCACAGATTCCCAGCATACCTCAGGGAACTACTAACAATAGTTTGAAGCTGGCCCCGCCAATTATTACGCCTCAACAGGCTGCAGCAGCCGCTGGAGTAACGCTACCGGAGTCACCTGTAAATAATTTATCCCAGCAACAGACCTCACCTCAAcatcagcaacaacaacaacaacagccacAACATTCTACCGAAACTCCTGGATCTCAGCTGCCTCTTCAGCAACCTCAGCTTCCTAACCAGATCAATACTCAACAAAACACTTGGAATCAACAGCCGCAATCGAGCTATAATCAATACGCTGATAGCTCTGCTTTAAATATGGGGACAAGTTTGCCGGCACCTGCCCACATGcatcatcaccatcaacagcagcagcagcagtcacAATCCCAAACTCGACAGCAGCAGAAACCACAACCAGCACATCACAATGTACAACAGATGCCGCCTTCTGCTGCCCATCTGCTTTCgtctcagcagcagcaacaacaacaaccaccaCAGCAAACACCACCTTGTGTGCAGCAGCAAAATTTTAACAACCTCACACCGGCCCATACGCAACCAAGCGGTGGCCAACAACAGCACAGTCATCTAAGCACTCTGCTGAGCAGTAATAGTCCGTACACATCGAATTACGGTCGACAAGCGTACGAATCAACTGCACAAAGTCAGCCACAACAGCAAGATGCTAACAGCAGCGTCAAGAATCAGACAGCCAAAGTACCTGAGCTAATTAATCTAGGCTACAACAGCGGGGGCAGTAACGAGGTCAGTAACAAGGTTCAACCACAACATCAGGAAGTCCCAATGAACATGGGCGCTAAACCAGCCGATAACACCAAAGAGAAAGAAATGGCCAAACAACAGCAAATGTTCGAACTTATGGGAGCTATGGGTTATGGGAGCCCGATGGACATATCAATCAGCAAAAGCAAGGCATTCGATATGTTCAACCGAGCGGCGACAATGACATTCCCTAGAGGTTTTCCTTCGGCAAGTGGTCAAGCCCAGATACAGCCGCAACAGCAACAAGATGCTGCCAAAATGTCCTATGGTGGATCCGGTAGTTCTGCCACCTACGATCAGATGCAAACGAATACTAATAAAGCACACGACATG encodes:
- the LOC129725083 gene encoding protein split ends isoform X1, yielding MFSTFIGLIDIQSWWEVPCIAHFCSLFSSSFQLPDFDIEDLEEALLTDADVESEVDLKVYNARLLSDLIVALLKGCDALSQIVAHISPSNYQMFLRRLFRQKCQEYNIDNPFNTDTDFEKLPLRTKILILKYLCDFRLDSADVYNSFANLEADSLRVEPLGYDSKGSAYWYFFGTRLYREDYETISGKGNKSSKRSVWQVICFIEEDWRNLAGKFQRSKNENERALLQQLEENFLPNIPKIFRDKERERRNKLLERRTSSRIKLYEERRLADLYRQQEIEQAQKSLQRANRPPPRSDTPPSKASISEERAKRAERRSRSNSVTSIVSIYASSPEPLTSDLIIQPKETESPILNTTSSKHSYTKLSIATANLHSPASPSSELGSEQTVSADLLVGSDSSKRDPQEEVNEEEANASVFGQLINNSCTEIIGSSASVASSESSSSGVSSRNRGKSPTSPLKDELLSPPSTPPPPITGKAKPKRPYKSISAEIERLLQYNLNMAPTTTKLPGRQTNNSLSSITGPVILPFADTPPKTSSSTAGSKSGDSSAAAGGGGAASSGGRKKKSKAAQVFTTSSTLISSFSFTETEEVLQIGMHKVLEYIKNHDDAWPFMDPVEEDIAPRYYSIIRRPMDLQKMEEKLDNGEYSSFGDFRNDFRLIVNNCRLYNGQANEYTEMVNNLQLAFEKATKKYFDSNSSDEEPTLEYPLFKEKPFAAGNSGSGAGKSNESTSSSTSGNHNNNNNNSKSSKETKSSKSGGGKKNSNSGKNSSNTKNSKTVSEEQIKISTHGDGKKKEESIKDIKKDESETSENNAGRKQAGNSGSSAKKTKPTEQPDAKNSASENKGSNAKGLKRKRKEKDKSSKVKTKKFMPSESGEEENENEKDQETEKVIPNAKGIRDAEKTKYRSPTPERQEMKKKSSSKSKRKEQKGKDKGKTRRSEKEEKQATSSSSKRDSVRKDRRSRSRSRSDAEFRSVSPVSKRISPLPGTFLTPKKVDKRRETSTPKQKHSKKSRKEEEHSSDQDDIKNKADKTVDTTFSTASPSPVENKRKNKNQTTKKPVHSISEEYSDKQPEAEERYNLSTDADIEKEPMPDKKNDYFSEDSVQDQPATEKETKRGKKNRKSSQKCGKIKEKSINEEKPKKFKQKGKNGKSKKSKSRSFESSSMVSHSNEDELNDSLEDEKNKKAAAEKEIISASKKQPKDFSKYTTLPRDRSASRSFSRSPSPLPSIRDDYSSFSDHSMEFDEADMGSERHPAKQLPARPITPDIVDKYDLIKQRRRNQAAAALSASTPVATNDKAAKAKNHKTQESSSRKKQKTDQPLNSSPSASSILPLTNKTKPKVDGEQPIKAKETAIKNKKKRDHSPAVGPRSHDSVNPVPKWTAESDHRPPLVEKPRLSYKDEKVEKQREPEKKSDPCDEYDFVDDSPVETIAPKQVTPIASPVEKIQKPSKNKIDSSSSKKPAKTPISSSSRPLTIGSTNKQPKQSGANMEALELETEQTLKDINKWLENTPRFSEYSSASNSPSRYIMDDLDAVTAKIDAADFRKPIPLSQLPEEPDKPLIPSPQLSIGPPPLAALSTSSVPSVMSPKRNTPPIHAAATALKEPSKPKLPKDQPPQDGVNPIKETIANQPAALTKPQQQQIPQSTQPGQLQTLPAPTSNERPLLGPPPIIPPHSQKKEPKEPKRKSLKEKLSQLGSRKRETVQHHRTTIDRLQPGKSKGNLISSIQNLNKPEELFPLGGGSGVATGASVGLAGTKLKEVKNSLIVKTDESKPKLSLGTVLNTAEGFGLGQQHEFADEKKENVETVDNAVRDIDKPLDSLNSTKVDSINSQTNKLLIHDDLKAAKAELAKTDPAKIMESPEKVIKAVTKSDKPSATPNLSAWFKAFGGAPKKHKKAEDGEEAASKSSPNEGTKSSDNTSPSDVPLVPSLESPSYPSLPAPRQRKASTGSTVSERSSYSQDPDSPRIGIDERIGVYPAPYPSPMGASPVMTSPKLDDTQKSPYPMNGAIKVGFYQDTTTKSSPEKSCSPRDLPSPYPQYSQHLYTANSGMAANSVYGNYSYGTNGGVPVTATTNSVDTFKSYDQYKQPASQESDYNSSMSPSTNPNSPYHNQQSSPYQQQPNSPYQQQNPTYNQQQPIPSPASSGPLSPYSNNSLAASVQQSPAQSVSGHSPFNPSPTSPYQTPQHQSQSQQPPPPPQKPNQPQQQQPAQHSSKPNTPIHQSPNSPFSQSNHSSPYSQQDPNSPYSQGQLSPFQPMSPKTSQIPSIPQGTTNNSLKLAPPIITPQQAAAAAGVTLPESPVNNLSQQQTSPQHQQQQQQQPQHSTETPGSQLPLQQPQLPNQINTQQNTWNQQPQSSYNQYADSSALNMGTSLPAPAHMHHHHQQQQQQSQSQTRQQQKPQPAHHNVQQMPPSAAHLLSSQQQQQQQPPQQTPPCVQQQNFNNLTPAHTQPSGGQQQHSHLSTLLSSNSPYTSNYGRQAYESTAQSQPQQQDANSSVKNQTAKVPELINLGYNSGGSNEVSNKVQPQHQEVPMNMGAKPADNTKEKEMAKQQQMFELMGAMGYGSPMDISISKSKAFDMFNRAATMTFPRGFPSASGQAQIQPQQQQDAAKMSYGGSGSSATYDQMQTNTNKAHDMSGSHVYGMPHQQSQQTKANQNDMLSAGNLRGNSAGYDQRPAAAVASVSQHQQHHPQQQQQNNMDLSTGYKAFSGQSPSTLMDPALRNLASLSSLYQTDERLLASGSSAAGYYDKSIPPDAHMYGKNLSSDASSTIGSTTSSSALQQMFNTSMATTMAYNAAARDQQAAYGTNYHHHQRSDLIGQGQKVPLNIPSVANPTIAAPETTKPKRGRKKKDTQDLLQQQQQQHQQMQHQQQAHQHQSQQQQQQQPNAAHQGFQSYSGLKTTQPSSASNNQTTTPAATSSIAGGNVASNSSDPSPISLKTANVVPGSAFNFGPGPAGLGLPSSLYGENSPYLDEFRANPNPYPYLTSSHPRGPSGSSSASGGPSTDGSDKVVNASAATASAAAAAVAVAAAAVHQPPPSAASPYHQFLSHPSSRPSPYPFMNQLEPLHQQYIRQEELRAQMMLNQSLGLGAPGAHGPPPGAYGQPGAYHPALGIHKPYDAMNSINRPPWL
- the LOC129725083 gene encoding protein split ends isoform X2; this encodes MFSTFIGLIDIQSWWEVPCIAHFCSLFSSSFQLPDFDIEDLEEALLTDADVESEVDLKVYNARLLSDLIVALLKGCDALSQIVAHISPSNYQMFLRRLFRQKCQEYNIDNPFNTDTDFEKLPLRTKILILKYLCDFRLDSADVYNSFANLEADSLRVEPLGYDSKGSAYWYFFGTRLYREDYETISGKGNKSSKRSVWQVICFIEEDWRNLAGKFQRSKNENERALLQQLEENFLPNIPKIFRDKERERRNKLLERRTSSRIKLYEERRLADLYRQQEIEQAQKSLQRANRPPPRSDTPPSKASISEERAKRAERRSRSNSVTSIVSIYASSPEPLTSDLIIQPKETESPILNTTSSKHSYTKLSIATANLHSPASPSSELGSEQTVSADLLVGSDSSKRDPQEEVNEEEANASVFGQLINNSCTEIIGSSASVASSESSSSGVSSRNRGKSPTSPLKDELLSPPSTPPPPITGKAKPKRPYKSISAEIERLLQYNLNMAPTTTKLPGRQTNNSLSSITGPVILPFADTPPKTSSSTAGSKSGDSSAAAGGGGAASSGGRKKKSKAAQVFTETEEVLQIGMHKVLEYIKNHDDAWPFMDPVEEDIAPRYYSIIRRPMDLQKMEEKLDNGEYSSFGDFRNDFRLIVNNCRLYNGQANEYTEMVNNLQLAFEKATKKYFDSNSSDEEPTLEYPLFKEKPFAAGNSGSGAGKSNESTSSSTSGNHNNNNNNSKSSKETKSSKSGGGKKNSNSGKNSSNTKNSKTVSEEQIKISTHGDGKKKEESIKDIKKDESETSENNAGRKQAGNSGSSAKKTKPTEQPDAKNSASENKGSNAKGLKRKRKEKDKSSKVKTKKFMPSESGEEENENEKDQETEKVIPNAKGIRDAEKTKYRSPTPERQEMKKKSSSKSKRKEQKGKDKGKTRRSEKEEKQATSSSSKRDSVRKDRRSRSRSRSDAEFRSVSPVSKRISPLPGTFLTPKKVDKRRETSTPKQKHSKKSRKEEEHSSDQDDIKNKADKTVDTTFSTASPSPVENKRKNKNQTTKKPVHSISEEYSDKQPEAEERYNLSTDADIEKEPMPDKKNDYFSEDSVQDQPATEKETKRGKKNRKSSQKCGKIKEKSINEEKPKKFKQKGKNGKSKKSKSRSFESSSMVSHSNEDELNDSLEDEKNKKAAAEKEIISASKKQPKDFSKYTTLPRDRSASRSFSRSPSPLPSIRDDYSSFSDHSMEFDEADMGSERHPAKQLPARPITPDIVDKYDLIKQRRRNQAAAALSASTPVATNDKAAKAKNHKTQESSSRKKQKTDQPLNSSPSASSILPLTNKTKPKVDGEQPIKAKETAIKNKKKRDHSPAVGPRSHDSVNPVPKWTAESDHRPPLVEKPRLSYKDEKVEKQREPEKKSDPCDEYDFVDDSPVETIAPKQVTPIASPVEKIQKPSKNKIDSSSSKKPAKTPISSSSRPLTIGSTNKQPKQSGANMEALELETEQTLKDINKWLENTPRFSEYSSASNSPSRYIMDDLDAVTAKIDAADFRKPIPLSQLPEEPDKPLIPSPQLSIGPPPLAALSTSSVPSVMSPKRNTPPIHAAATALKEPSKPKLPKDQPPQDGVNPIKETIANQPAALTKPQQQQIPQSTQPGQLQTLPAPTSNERPLLGPPPIIPPHSQKKEPKEPKRKSLKEKLSQLGSRKRETVQHHRTTIDRLQPGKSKGNLISSIQNLNKPEELFPLGGGSGVATGASVGLAGTKLKEVKNSLIVKTDESKPKLSLGTVLNTAEGFGLGQQHEFADEKKENVETVDNAVRDIDKPLDSLNSTKVDSINSQTNKLLIHDDLKAAKAELAKTDPAKIMESPEKVIKAVTKSDKPSATPNLSAWFKAFGGAPKKHKKAEDGEEAASKSSPNEGTKSSDNTSPSDVPLVPSLESPSYPSLPAPRQRKASTGSTVSERSSYSQDPDSPRIGIDERIGVYPAPYPSPMGASPVMTSPKLDDTQKSPYPMNGAIKVGFYQDTTTKSSPEKSCSPRDLPSPYPQYSQHLYTANSGMAANSVYGNYSYGTNGGVPVTATTNSVDTFKSYDQYKQPASQESDYNSSMSPSTNPNSPYHNQQSSPYQQQPNSPYQQQNPTYNQQQPIPSPASSGPLSPYSNNSLAASVQQSPAQSVSGHSPFNPSPTSPYQTPQHQSQSQQPPPPPQKPNQPQQQQPAQHSSKPNTPIHQSPNSPFSQSNHSSPYSQQDPNSPYSQGQLSPFQPMSPKTSQIPSIPQGTTNNSLKLAPPIITPQQAAAAAGVTLPESPVNNLSQQQTSPQHQQQQQQQPQHSTETPGSQLPLQQPQLPNQINTQQNTWNQQPQSSYNQYADSSALNMGTSLPAPAHMHHHHQQQQQQSQSQTRQQQKPQPAHHNVQQMPPSAAHLLSSQQQQQQQPPQQTPPCVQQQNFNNLTPAHTQPSGGQQQHSHLSTLLSSNSPYTSNYGRQAYESTAQSQPQQQDANSSVKNQTAKVPELINLGYNSGGSNEVSNKVQPQHQEVPMNMGAKPADNTKEKEMAKQQQMFELMGAMGYGSPMDISISKSKAFDMFNRAATMTFPRGFPSASGQAQIQPQQQQDAAKMSYGGSGSSATYDQMQTNTNKAHDMSGSHVYGMPHQQSQQTKANQNDMLSAGNLRGNSAGYDQRPAAAVASVSQHQQHHPQQQQQNNMDLSTGYKAFSGQSPSTLMDPALRNLASLSSLYQTDERLLASGSSAAGYYDKSIPPDAHMYGKNLSSDASSTIGSTTSSSALQQMFNTSMATTMAYNAAARDQQAAYGTNYHHHQRSDLIGQGQKVPLNIPSVANPTIAAPETTKPKRGRKKKDTQDLLQQQQQQHQQMQHQQQAHQHQSQQQQQQQPNAAHQGFQSYSGLKTTQPSSASNNQTTTPAATSSIAGGNVASNSSDPSPISLKTANVVPGSAFNFGPGPAGLGLPSSLYGENSPYLDEFRANPNPYPYLTSSHPRGPSGSSSASGGPSTDGSDKVVNASAATASAAAAAVAVAAAAVHQPPPSAASPYHQFLSHPSSRPSPYPFMNQLEPLHQQYIRQEELRAQMMLNQSLGLGAPGAHGPPPGAYGQPGAYHPALGIHKPYDAMNSINRPPWL